The Xyrauchen texanus isolate HMW12.3.18 chromosome 49, RBS_HiC_50CHRs, whole genome shotgun sequence genome contains the following window.
agatttcggtatttccccattcaaatagataTGAGCTGTTCTGTTATGCCACATTGAAATCAGCTGCCGGGACAGTTCCAAAAATGGTTACCGAttgaactgacttgccttgaatgAGACTTTGATCTAGCCCCCGACTAGCGCGCTGCTGGGGGATGTTGTTTTTAGTTCTTTCAGTTTCCATTCTGGTTTGGAGATAAAAAACTACAAACACCAGAAGCCGCAGCGGCGCAAGCAGGAAAACAAGTCTGCCGGTGGACGTGTGTATTATTGAGGAGTCTCACTAGTAGTGCAGGAGCATTACCACATTTATATATTATTCACAATGTCAACATCTGGATACTTTAAAGCATAAATAAGTATTGCGTTTGCGTTTGCGTTTTTCAGCCTGTAAAAATGAATACGCTCTTTGCGATCACTTTGGTGTTCGTTGGGTGCTGTAGCAATGTTGTTTTTTTGGAATTTTTGGTGCGGTGAGTTGAATATGTCTCATAAATttgtgtatttaatgcatttaaacgtCGTATATGTTGTCAATTCTCAGCTGTATACCTTACATGGAACCGCTCATTTTACAGGGATTTCCCTGGATGTGGAAACATTGTCACAGTCGCCCAGTTTGCCCTCATTGCATTGGAGGGATTCATATTTGAGACCAACTTCGGACGCAAAAAGCCACAGATTCCCATGAGGTTACATGTGCATGTATTTGCATGCCTTTATATGTGTTTTTACTCAGCTTCTGAGGACCATGTACAAAACTGATATTTGTTGATTATTAGAGGTGAAAGGTGAAAGCTTTGCTTTGTCACTGTTACAGGTGGTTTTAAAGTCAACACACAGTTCAGACACCTTTGACAGATTATGCACAGATTATACagcatgcacattttctgtatacaTAGAATACCCGGATGACTTGCCGAAATATGCAATATACACCAGATCAAACTGTGTGAAATACAGTCTCCACATATTGCAATATGCTTAAATTATAGATTGCATTTGGTTACATTCCTTGTGCTTTAAATCTCTCAGacttttatgtgattttcttCACCTCTGCAGGAATTATGTGATCATGGTGACCATGTTCTTTACCATCAGCGTGATCAACAACTACGCTCTCAATTTTAACATTGCAATGCCCCTGCATATGATCTTCAGATCCGTGAGTTTCAAACACCCTGAGTTTGAAAGATGTTTTTGTGACTTTCTCTCTGAATGCATGTTCAAACTTTCAACTTCTCTTGTTTTGATCCCAGGGATCTCTCATTGCTAACATGATACTCGGTATTATCATCTTGAAGAAAAGGTACGCTGAAGATTCTGCTCAAAGCCATTACATTGGGTTTAGTTAGGTTTGGTTATTACATTGTTATTTTACTCTTAATGCAGATATTCCAAGAGTAAATATCTCTCCATTGTGCTGGTGTCTATGGGCATTTTCATCTGCACTATCATGTCGGCCAAGCAAGTGGTGAGTTTTTTGCAAATTTAGGCAAATGCGTTTACagtaatggatgtgaatggggccagtctgtaaactttaaaatacacaccgtttcaaaagtagagccacaagaagtaaacaataAGAGTGTTaacattagtgtgataaaattgcatcCTAATCTtatttgtaaagttatatccgttattacaacttcgttgctcttcgtaaatctgaggccatggttctcagcaggagaCCGATGGagtgtactccaggtaggggaggaggtattgccccaagtgaaggagttcaagtacctcggggtcttgttcacgagtgaggggacaatggagcgggaggttggccggagaatcggggcagcggggacggtattgcactcgctctatcgcaccgttgtcacaaaaagagagctgagccggaaggcaaagctctcgatctaccaggtcaatttttgttcctaccctcacctatggtcatgaaggctgggtcatgaccgaaagaactaggtcacgcagtacaagcggccgaaagggcttcctcagaagggtggcgggcttctcccttagagatagggtgaggagctcagtcatccgtgaggagctcggagtagagccgctgctcctttgcgtcgaatggagtcagttgaggtggtttgggcatctggtaaggatgccccctggctgcctccctagggagatttttcaggcacgtccagctgggaggaggcctcggggaagacccaggattaggtggagagattacatctccacactggcctgggaacgcctcggggtcccccagtcagagctggttaatgtggctcgggatagggaagtttggggccccctgctggagcagctgcccccgcgacccgacttcggataagcggttgaagatggatggatggatggatggatggatggacaacttctttgccatgacgacgtaacagcGTTAACCATATAATCTGGTAAATGCTGTAACGTGGgattttattgcactaaaatcatgtaaacattgcGTCTTGTGGCTGTCcttttgaaatggtgtgtatttaaatgtttatgaactggccccatttactttcattcatTAATGTCCCTGTTTTTGAATGTAGAACGTTGAGAAGGGCGCCACAGAGGAAGAGGGAGTTCATGCCTTCCTGCATTGGCTTCTTGGTAACGTTGGTTTTCCTTGTTTTAGAGCGAGGACGCAGAATAATAGTGGTTTGAAATAGTCGTGTTGTCGCGTCATCACATATTAGCATCTGATAAATgaattctgcttgtgtttcaggTATCGGGATGCTTACTTTTGCATTGCTGATGTCTGCTAGAATGGGTATTTTCCAAGAAACTCTGTACAAACAGTATGGCAAACACTCCAAGGAAGCTTTATTTTACAATGTGAGTCCCTTACATACATTAGGTGTATTCGAGAGTTCAACATGTTGAATTGAATCGCCATGTTTCAGTATCTGGGATTAAGTGTGGTCTTTCCGGGTCTCTTTCAGCACTGTCTGCCGTTACCTGGGTTCCTCCTGCTGTCGACCGACATCTACAAACACGCCGTGCTCTTCAGTCAGAGCGGTAAGTGTGCGTATATATTGGGGTCATTTAGCTTTCTAGTTGTCGCAATAGAGCGCAGCAGTGCCGGGCCGCTTgttcttggttccagaagtatttttcccattcattttaattagttcaatacaagttaagctcagtcgacagcatttgtggtataatgtgtcatgtttaggattatgggtagtgtagttcttcaagctattaagccatttttttatttttttttttaagatgaaataCATGGAGCGATGGCTTCAACTGAAGTATAAACCATCGATTTACAACCTTAGAACTCACGGCAagtttgtctttaaaggtttataagttgtcattaaaaatatttgacatttttacgtCCGGAACCAGACTGATGCTCTCTATGTAAAAGCCATGAGATATTCAGCATATAATGAAAATTAATCTCTTTGCCTTTAAGCAAATAAAAACGCATCTTTTTATGCAACGATTTGTGAGGCTTTTTGAAATGACAAATCCTATCCAAACGTCTTAAAattgttttgatttcttttgttgACTTTCTCTTAAAGCTCCGGTGGAAATCCCTGTGATTGGTCAGTCCATGCCAGTCATGTGGTTTTACCTGCTGATGAACGTCATCACCCAGTATCCTTTCAGATTTATAAACAGTGTATATTATGTATAAAACTGTGTACCCTGGGGTCTGGGTATCTTAGTGAGGAAAGACGCTGATTACCACAtctggagtcgctagtttgaatccagggcgtgctgagtgactccagtcaggtctcctaagcaaccaaattggcccggttgctagggagggtagagtcacatggggtaacctcctcgtggtcgctataatgtggttcccgctctcggtggggcacgtggcgagtcgtgcgtggatgccgtgatgaatggcgtgaagcctccacatgtgctacgtctccgcggtaacaagctcaacaagtcacgtgataagatgcgcggactgacgctctcagacacggaggcaactgagattcgtcctccgccacccggattgaggcaagtcgctacgccaccacgagtgcattgggaattgggcgttccaaattggggagaaaaaggggaggaaaaaaaaacaacaaaaaatagcgTACCCTATACTAGCCGTTCCCAACTGGTTAACACATGtccttatatattatatttttaaagatgaGGGCATATCATTTAACGCTTCCATGTTGGCGTCCTCCTAATTTTgttagcttctaccaagtgacaaaataattacttgaattGGACGCACTGCATTTGATGACAACAATAAAAGGGAAGCGTTTTTCTCCacccttttaaaagttaataagccTTTTTATTTGGCTATCCTAACAATGCATGATTAtttggttagttgcattttattatttgcatttagcattgttttccccTGCTTAGTAGTAGCTAATATGATATTTACATGACTATTATTGTTTCATGTCTCGCATATCATCATCtgctaaaaggaatattccgggttcaatacaagttaagctcaatcgacagcatttgtggcataatgttgattacagtaaaaatgtatttagacttgtttctgcttttataaaaaaaaaaaaaggcaaatatctggTTTCcactaaggcacttacaatggaagtcaatggggaaagTCGGTAAACGTTACAATAAACACTGTTTCAAACGTGTAGCTAAAAGAcgtaaacaagataaatttgcatACAAATACATTAGCACAACTTTTATCCTGTACTTTGTCCTGAACCAGATTCTCAGGTACGTTTGTATTCGTGGTGTGTTCATTCTGACGACGGAGTGCGCGTCACTCACGGTTACGCTGGTGGTGACGTTACGCAAATTCCTGAGTCTCATTATCTCCATCCTGTACTTCCGGAACCCGTTCACGGCCTGGCACTGGGTGGGCACAGCTGTGGTGTTCCTGGGAACATTGCTGTACACGGAGGTGTTGTCCAACATTCTCACTGCAATCAAAGGAGAGAAAGCAGAAAAGAAGGCAGAGTGAACTGTATAGGAAGACCAGTGTAATACCTCCTTaacccctgtgtgtgtgtttgtgtgtgtgtgtgtgtgtgtgtgtgtgtgtgtgtgtgtgtgtgtgtgtgtgtgtgtgtgtgtgtgtgtgtgtgtgtgtgtgtgtgtgtgtgtgtgtgtgtgtgtgtgtgtgtgtgtgtgtgtgtgtgtgtgtggtatcaCGTTTCATTTGTAAGTTCTTGCATGCATCAGGAagctcttaaaggaacagttcacccaaaaatgtcatcatttacccaccctcatgtcattccaaacctgaatgactttcttttgttgAGCACAAAAGGGTGTCTTGAAAGCAGTCCATACATCTTGCGCACTATATTGCGAagcttctgaagtcatacaatgcCGTTGTCATACGTAATCGACACGTTCATGGAGAGAAGTAGCGATATATCCTGTTTGTGATCCAATGATCCTTTACGGGAtctttttagtgaattggttGATCCAGTTCACAACTGAGTGATTCATTTATGAATCGAACTGATCCGGTTCTCGAGTTCAACTCATTGATTCAGTGATTCGGTCAGAGTGGTTAACAGCTCACCGtagaggaagattttcagtgaataatttatatttcaagcactgagcaattgctgtgctaaccatagcaaAGTgctttagcatgctaacatttactGTCACTAGCTAGCATATCACTAAAAGTTTCATTTGAGTTATTTCGACATGTTAAATTTGATTGGATTCAGCTTTGTTCCCTCTACTTAAAGTATTTACGTTGAAATTACATGGTCATTTTCATTGAAGAAAACTCATTTCAACacgattgaatcaagttcagacGAAACGTTTTATGTCCTTTTTCTCAGCCCCTCGTTTCATTGTAACCACATGAAAAAGAGCGACTCGTAGGAATCTTCCAAAGTCCTTCtgttgtgttccatagaagaaagtcatacaggtttggaacaacatgagggtgaggaaatgatgacatcgtttattttttgggtgaactattgctttaacagTTTTGAGCCAACTTAATGAGCTGTTTTTGAGCCATGCTTAagtttgttttattgtgtgtTGGTCAGTGTTTTCTTTCTCTGTACGCACAATCCATGACATGTTTTAAGTGCCAAGTTTGATTTTTGTTGCGGTACAAACCCTCTTGTGGTCCCTGGAACCATTTTTACATCAAGAAGGTCTACCTAGTTCTAGTTTATCATGTCAAGATAACAGATAAAATGATAAAAGTTGTAATCAGATTTGACACTTGGAGCTACTGTACGGGATTTATTAACATGATTGTTTATGTTCCATGAAAGTTATTGTTATTTCATTTAAGCACAGCCGGTTTCATTGGTGTGGATCTACTTTTTACAAATGTCTTTATTCAgttgtaaaatgaaagtaaatatgacttttatgtaagcatattttTAGAACTGTATTTCATGAGTCTGTCGGGGACTTTTGGGGTAAACAAAAGCAATATTGTAGAAAAATAGACTGCCAATACTATTGAAAATATCCACAGATATTATGTTTATATGGTTGGGGTTTGTTGCGTAAGGATAATTTAAACAAGGATGAGATTTTTTTAAcattacacaaactgaagacaATCTTCAATATGAATTATCTTGTGTTTTGTATTCAGTGGTGTAGTCAAGGGTGGGCCGGGGTGGACCTGGGACCTctcaaattagacccaggccctcCCAGAATactagagattattctttgacttcaaatatatatttttaaaaaatgcatactttctaatttctgaaagtgtgaaagaactgtttgaatgtgccacttctctgttgttaaggaaaatttGGTTAAAAAACAATTGGGTGTaaacttggcccatccatttttattgaggcccacccaaaggTACAAAAATTCACTATGCTAACCAAAGTTTCAGCCAAAATACCATAGGTATTAAAAGTCTTGTTTCTGCCTTAATTAACAAGTTAATGTAGAATCTTATTCAAATAATGTAAGGGTGCTTTCAGAATATTTGGCATTTTGTTTAGTGCATTTTTGCATTGATTCTAATGGTGGCTAATGGCCTACTAAACTCAGAAACACTGGAATAAATATGGGATTTATGACAGAAACTTTGTGTTTATATGGTATTTTTTTGTACATAATTACGGCTAAAGAGAAACAcaaagctgcaaaaataaagagaCGAGAGAAAGAACCAACAAAAACAGATttgcctttttttctctcttttttgtggAATTTGTATTATAGTGTTATTTgaagtattacatttaaaatatatatatatatatatacacacaggtgaaactcgaaaaattagaatatcgtgcaaaagttcattaatttcagtaattcaacttaaaaggtgaaactaatatattatatagaatcattacaagcaaagtaagatatttcaagcctttatttgatataatttagatgattatggcttacagcttatgaaaaccccaaattcagaatctcagaaaattagaatattgtgaaaaggttcagtattgtaggctcaaagtgtcacactctaatcagctaaacacctgcaaagggttcctgagcctttaaatggtctctcagtctggttcagttgaattcacaatcatggggaagactgctgacctgacagttgtgcagaaaaccatcattgacaccctccacaaggagggaaagcctcaaaaggtaattgcaaaagaagttggatgttctcaaagtgctgtatcaaagcacattaatagaaagttaagtggaagggaaaagtgtggaagaaaaaggtgcacaagcagcagggatgaccgtagcctggagaggattgtcaggaaaaggccattcaaatgtgtggggagcttcacaaggagtggactgagactggagttactgcatcaagagccaccacacacaagacgggtcctggacatgggcttcaaatgtcaaacgccttacctgggctaaagaaaaaaagaactggtctgttgctcagtggtccaaagtcctcttttctgatgagagcaaattttgcatctcatttggaaaccaaggtcccagagtctggaggaagaatggagaggcacacaatccaagatgcttgaagtccagtgtgaagtttccacagtctgtgttggtttggggagccatgtcatcggctggtgttggtccactgtgctttattaagtccagagtcaacgcagccgtctaccgggacattttagagcacttcatgcttccttcagcagacaagctttatggagatgctgacttcattttccagcaggacttggcacctgcccacactgccaaaagtaccaaaacctggttcaatgaccatggtattactgtgcttgattggccagcaaactcgcttgacctgaaccccatagagaatctatggggcattgccaagagaaagatgagagacatgagaccaaacaatgcagaagagctgaaggccgctattgaagcatcttgttcttccataacacctcagcagtgccacaggctgatagcatccatgccacgccgcattgaggcagtaattaatgcaaaaggggcccaaaccaagtactgagtacatatgcatgattatacttttcagagggctgacatttctgtatttaaaatcctttttctttattgatttcatgtaatattctaattttctgaaattctgaatttggggttttcataagctgtaagccataatcatcaaaattatatcaaataaaggcttgaaatatcttactttgcttgtaatgagtctatataatatattagtttcaccttttaagttgaattactgaaattaatgaacttttgcacgatattctaatttttcaagtttcacctgtatatatatatatatatatatatat
Protein-coding sequences here:
- the slc35b4 gene encoding UDP-xylose and UDP-N-acetylglucosamine transporter, with product MNTLFAITLVFVGCCSNVVFLEFLVRDFPGCGNIVTVAQFALIALEGFIFETNFGRKKPQIPMRNYVIMVTMFFTISVINNYALNFNIAMPLHMIFRSGSLIANMILGIIILKKRYSKSKYLSIVLVSMGIFICTIMSAKQVNVEKGATEEEGVHAFLHWLLGIGMLTFALLMSARMGIFQETLYKQYGKHSKEALFYNHCLPLPGFLLLSTDIYKHAVLFSQSAPVEIPVIGQSMPVMWFYLLMNVITQYVCIRGVFILTTECASLTVTLVVTLRKFLSLIISILYFRNPFTAWHWVGTAVVFLGTLLYTEVLSNILTAIKGEKAEKKAE